From a region of the Syngnathoides biaculeatus isolate LvHL_M chromosome 2, ASM1980259v1, whole genome shotgun sequence genome:
- the LOC133494140 gene encoding cell adhesion molecule 1-like: protein MAVYRTPPPLKTTLHPDLVTKPVDGVNMDGSTFTALIGGVIGVMLLILICVIALVLWCRSRHKGSYFTHEIDNQEDDDDDDDDDEDDDDDDHDDDDSVCSDTELQHKVPLEVTVHD, encoded by the exons ATGGCAGTTTACAGAACTCCTCCCCCCTTGAAAACGACACTGCATCCAGACCTGGTGACCAAGCCTGTGGACG GCGTCAACATGGATGGGAGTACCTTTACAGCCTTGATTGGAG GTGTCATAGGGGTGatgctgctcatcctcatctGTGTGATTGCACTTGTGCTGTGGTGCCGGTCCAGACATAAAGGCTCCTACTTCACCCATGAGATAGACAACCAGgaagatgacgatgatgatgatgacgatgatgaagatgatgatgacgatgatcatgatgatgatgactcagTTTGTTCTGATACAGAACTCCAACACAAAGTTCCTCTTGAGGTTACAGTGCACGACTAA
- the LOC133494166 gene encoding SH3 domain-binding protein 4-A-like — protein MAAHRIISMTSNNHCLPRCKSEGTLVDLGVGGPASLNQIKVPSPSALKLDTAASFGAVQEVVAIKDYCPTSLTTLTFSKGDRLFILDTSGGEWWYAHNNKEMGYIPASSVKLLNFRNSSFSDSGMIENLGEEEEELKEFQGFGEWAGVTLKASPTNNHLPFSVNPSTRPLNQKCKASSVTNGTDLSLFDTLAPPTSYNFVTNNINFSILNSFPKQEAMQNVHKDHPLLRSKHSQCLSQLSILQTKSNPNIPSSCFFTDLKAPSPEQFQSREDFRNAWLNHRKLARSCHDLVSLGQSPGWGQTQPTETSIACSLDSSGGVVQLPDTHIIMHVPEGHVCHGDCQQISMRALLDLPLELNNDNCSTVSPVVEIKFSNMQIKSFVTLEIKVSVTLKKDSCHSAEVLCVRSNCKDGPYIPIPGCYIYKDMVQVRLDSLEPCMYVVVVVQSLCISHSMTVWNHMQRKLTLGVYGPKHIHPSFKTVVAMFGHDCAPKTLLVSEVGCSACSTPPVTLQLWGKQHFVLGFPQDLQVWLYPSVSNYQVKANNGAGRIPGFQLKLAKVSHLIYMMSSHDPNIISEFTLKVQVKDMLDCILTQFCIHTPQPLPKSGARTTGQRRFLKKGEVDKIALSPLAITSKYPKFQDRCITSLKFGKLIKTVIRQPKSNYLLEYKKGDVIALVSEEKIKLRGQLRTKEWYIGYYQGRMGLVHAKNVLILGKVKPIYWCGPDLTTMTLLEQILKPCKFLTYIYATVRTVLMENVGNWRAFADALGYGNMSLNYFCRTAQDNEPEKVACVLEKLKEECTNEENKERKSFQRELMMALLKMDCQGLVARLVLDFVLLTTAVEVASRWRELAEKLARVSRQQMEAYEAPHRDKSGELDNESMWKPAYDFLLTWAAHVGDSYRDVLQELHLGLDKMKNPITKRWKHLTGTLILVNCLDILRSAAFCPTGYGDFAI, from the exons ATGGCAGCCCATCGAATAATCAGCATGACGAGCAACAATCACTGCCTTCCTCGCTGCAAGTCTGAGGGGACACTTGTGGATCTCGGCGTGGGGGGGCCAGCCAGCCTCAATCAAATCAAAG TGCCTTCTCCAAGTGCCTTAAAACTCGACACAGCAGCTTCCTTTGGGGCTGTACAGGAAGTGGTGGCCATCAAGGATTACTGCCCCACAAGTTTAACCACCCTGACATTTTCCAAAGGTGATCGACTCTTTATTCTGGACACTTCAGGCGGCGAGTGGTGGTATGCCCACAATAACAAAGAGATGGGATACATCCCGGCTTCTAGTGTCAAATTACTCAACTTCAGGAATTCTTCCTTCAGTGATAGCGGAATGATTGAGAACcttggagaggaagaggaggagttgAAGGAGTTTCAAGGGTTTGGAGAGTGGGCAGGAGTGACATTAAAAGCCTCTCCAACTAACAACCACCTTCCCTTTTCTGTTAACCCCTCCACCCGTCCTTTAAATCAGAAGTGTAAAGCGTCAAGTGTAACAAATGGGACTGATTTGAGTCTTTTTGATACTCTTGCACCTCCAACTAGCTACAACTTTGTCACCAATAATATCAATTTTAGTATCCTCAACAGCTTTCCCAAACAAGAGGCCATGCAAAACGTCCATAAGGATCATCCTCTTCTAAGGAGTAAGCATTCCCAGTGTCTTTCTCAACTCTCTATTcttcaaacaaaatcaaatccgAACATACCTTCCTCATGTTTCTTCACCGATCTGAAGGCGCCTTCGCCAGAGCAATTTCAGAGTCGTGAGGACTTCAGAAATGCATGGCTCAACCACCGAAAGCTGGCCAGGTCATGCCATGACCTGGTATCACTGGGCCAGAGTCCCGGTTGGGGTCAGACCCAGCCGACTGAGACAAGCATTGCATGTAGTTTAGATAGCAGTGGAGGTGTGGTTCAACTCCCAGACACCCACATTATTATGCACGTTCCTGAAGGTCACGTTTGCCACGGCGACTGCCAGCAGATCTCCATGAGAGCCTTACTGGATCTTCCCCTGGAACTCAACAATGACAATTGCTCCACTGTTAGCCCAGTGGTGGAGATCAAGTTCAGCAACATGCAGATCAAGTCTTTTGTAACATTGGAGATTAAAGTATCAGTCACGCTAAAGAAGGACAGCTGCCACTCCGCTGAGGTGCTTTGTGTTCGGAGCAACTGCAAAGATGGGCCTTACATCCCCATTCCTGGTTGTTATATTTATAAGGACATGGTTCAAGTGCGTCTGGACAGTCTTGAGCCATGCATGTATGTGGTGGTTGTAGTTCAGTCACTGTGCATTAGTCACAGCATGACTGTGTGGAATCACATGCAGAGGAAGCTAACGCTTGGTGTTTATGGGCCCAAGCACATCCACCCTTCCTTTAAGACAGTTGTTGCCATGTTTGGGCATGACTGCGCCCCTAAGACCTTACTGGTGAGTGAGGTGGGTTGTTCGGCTTGCTCCACCCCTCCAGTCACCCTCCAGTTGTGGGGGAAGCAACACTTTGTTCTGGGCTTCCCCCAAGACCTCCAAGTGTGGTTGTATCCCAGTGTATCTAACTATCAGGTAAAAGCCAATAATGGTGCAGGGAGGATCCCGGGATTCCAACTTAAACTGGCGAAGGTTAGCCATCTTATCTATATGATGTCATCGCATGACCCCAATATCATCTCAGAATTCACTCTGAAGGTCCAAGTGAAGGACATGCTGGACTGCATCCTCACCCAATTCTGCATCCATACGCCCCAACCGCTGCCGAAGTCTGGAGCAAGGACGACGGGCCAAAGGAGATTCTTGAAAAAAGGAGAAGTAGATAAGATTGCCCTGTCACCATTGGCTATCACCTCTAAATACCCAAAATTTCAAGACCGGTGCATTACAAGCCTAAAATTTGGGAAGCTGATTAAAACAGTAATACGGCAACCCAAGAGCAACTACCTCCTGGAATACAAGAAGGGGGATGTGATCGCTCTGGTCAGTGAGGAGAAAATTAAACTAAGAGGGCAATTACGCACTAAAGAGTGGTACATTGGATACTATCAGGGGAGGATGGGGCTCGTCCACGCCAAGAATGTGTTGATTTTGGGTAAGGTCAAGCCAATTTACTGGTGTGGGCCTGACCTGACGACGATGACGCTGCTAGAACAAATCCTCAAGCCTTGCAAATTTCTTACATATATCTATGCCACTGTTAGGACAGTTCTAATGGAGAATGTAGGAAATTGGAGAGCGTTCGCTGATGCACTGGGCTACGGGAACATGTCACTCAATTACTTCTGTCGGACCGCACAGGACAATGAGCCAGAGAAGGTAGCATGTGTTCTGGAGAAACTCAAAGAGGAGTGCACCAATGAGGAGAACAAGGAGAGGAAGTCATTTCAGAGGGAACTCATGATG GCCTTGCTCAAGATGGACTGCCAGGGTCTAGTTGCCAGACTGGTTCTGGACTTTGTCCTCTTAACCACAGCTGTAGAGGTGGCCTCCCGCTGGAGGGAACTTGCCGAGAAACTGGCCCGGGTGTCAAGACAGCAGATGGAAGCTTACGAGGCACCGCACCGTGACAAAAGCGGCGAGCTGGACAATGAG TCCATGTGGAAACCAGCCTACGACTTCCTGTTGACGTGGGCAGCGCACGTAGGGGACAGCTACCGTGATGTCCTCCAAGAGCTCCACTTGGGCCTGGACAAGATGAAGAACCCCATCACCAAGAGGTGGAAGCACCTGACCGGCACTCTCATTCTCGTCAACTGCCTCGACATCCTCCGAAGTGCCGCCTTCTGTCCCACTGGCTATGGTGACTTTGCCATCTGA
- the LOC133494182 gene encoding ADP-ribosylation factor-like protein 4C yields MGTSFSNLTAFQSLHIVMLGLDSAGKTTVLYRLRFNEFVNTVPTIGFNTERIRLGGAGTSRGISCHFWDVGGQEKLRPLWKPYSRCTDGIVYVVDSVDAERLEEARAELHKITRFSENHGTPLLVIANKQDLPRALDVADIERQLALSELSPSTPYHVQPACAIIGEGLHEGMDKLHEMIVKRRKSLKQKKKRQ; encoded by the coding sequence ATGGGGACTAGTTTCTCCAACCTGACAGCTTTCCAGTCCCTGCACATCGTCATGCTGGGCTTGGACTCTGCGGGCAAAACCACGGTGCTCTACCGGCTCCGGTTCAACGAGTTCGTCAACACGGTGCCCACCATCGGCTTCAACACGGAGAGGATCCGGCTGGGTGGCGCGGGCACGTCCAGAGGGATAAGTTGCCACTTCTGGGACGTCGGCGGCCAAGAGAAGCTGCGGCCCCTGTGGAAGCCCTACAGCCGCTGCACGGACGGCATCGTGTATGTGGTGGACTCGGTGGACGCCGAGAGACTGGAGGAGGCCCGGGCCGAACTGCACAAGATCACGCGCTTCTCCGAGAACCACGGAACCCCGCTGCTGGTCATCGCCAACAAGCAGGACCTGCCGCGGGCCCTTGACGTGGCGGACATCGAGCGGCAGCTGGCCCTGTCCGAACTGAGCCCGTCCACGCCGTACCACGTCCAGCCCGCCTGCGCCATCATCGGCGAGGGTCTGCACGAGGGCATGGACAAGCTCCACGAGATGATCGTCAAGAGGAGGAAGTCCCtcaagcaaaagaagaagcggCAATGA